The Thermodesulfovibrionales bacterium genome has a segment encoding these proteins:
- the miaB gene encoding tRNA (N6-isopentenyl adenosine(37)-C2)-methylthiotransferase MiaB — protein sequence MLFLMMPQKYYIETFGCQMNVHDSEKMAGVLSKEGYLPTNDRWEADIIIYNTCSIREKAEQKFFSELGRIKSLKKRRPHIKIAVAGCIAQLQREGIFRRAPHVDLILGPQNIHRLAGLVGAPSHTTANEENPGIADNDLPVLRNRGGRAWVSIMYGCDNFCSYCIVPYTRGRERSRPSEKILSEIAELGREGFKEITLLGQNVNSYRSDLDFPGLLRKIDSLRSIERIRFVTSHPRDLSDRLVDAIANLGRVCEHLHLPLQSGSDRVLNLMNRGYTSGEYLEKIILLKERITGVSITTDIICGFPGETEEDHGETKKMLKEIEFDGIFAFKYSPRPGTAAASMDGQVMGEVKSRRLSEILELQDTITLKKNGGLSNTVQEVLVEGYSETDLTMLSGRTRGNKIVNFMGDSSLIGSLAMVRITEAKKHSLEGVAS from the coding sequence ATGTTATTTTTAATGATGCCGCAAAAGTACTACATCGAGACCTTCGGCTGTCAGATGAATGTCCACGATTCGGAGAAGATGGCGGGCGTCCTGAGCAAGGAAGGTTACTTGCCGACTAACGATCGGTGGGAAGCCGATATTATCATCTATAACACCTGCAGCATCCGGGAGAAGGCTGAACAGAAATTTTTCAGTGAGCTGGGAAGGATTAAGAGCCTTAAGAAGCGAAGACCCCATATCAAAATAGCCGTGGCCGGATGTATCGCCCAGCTTCAGAGAGAGGGAATTTTCAGGAGAGCCCCCCATGTAGACCTCATCTTGGGACCGCAGAATATCCATCGCCTGGCCGGCCTTGTAGGTGCTCCTTCTCACACAACAGCAAATGAAGAAAACCCGGGAATCGCCGATAACGACCTGCCCGTGCTCAGAAATCGTGGGGGTAGGGCGTGGGTATCTATCATGTACGGATGCGATAACTTCTGCAGTTACTGTATCGTCCCTTACACGAGGGGCAGGGAAAGAAGCAGGCCGTCTGAAAAGATTCTGAGCGAGATAGCCGAACTCGGTCGGGAGGGTTTCAAGGAGATAACATTATTGGGTCAGAATGTAAATTCATACAGGAGTGATCTCGACTTCCCGGGGCTTCTGAGAAAAATCGATTCACTCAGGAGTATCGAGCGGATACGTTTTGTGACATCTCATCCTAGGGATCTTTCGGATAGACTCGTAGACGCCATCGCTAACCTCGGGAGGGTTTGCGAACACCTCCATCTCCCTCTTCAATCGGGTTCAGACAGGGTGTTGAATCTCATGAACAGGGGATATACTTCCGGGGAATACCTGGAGAAGATTATTCTCTTGAAGGAGAGGATTACGGGGGTTTCGATAACGACAGATATCATTTGCGGGTTTCCAGGCGAGACAGAGGAAGACCATGGAGAAACAAAGAAAATGCTGAAGGAGATCGAGTTTGACGGAATATTCGCGTTCAAGTATTCCCCGAGGCCCGGGACGGCTGCCGCCTCGATGGATGGACAGGTCATGGGTGAGGTGAAATCGAGAAGACTGAGCGAGATCCTAGAATTGCAGGACACTATCACGCTAAAGAAAAACGGGGGTCTCTCAAATACCGTGCAGGAGGTGCTCGTCGAAGGTTACAGCGAGACAGATCTCACCATGCTGAGCGGAAGGACTCGTGGAAATAAGATTGTGAATTTCATGGGAGATTCGTCTCTTATAGGTAGCCTTGCTATGGTGAGGATTACAGAAGCTAAGAAACACTCCCTCGAGGGCGTTGCCTCATGA